One genomic segment of Arachis duranensis cultivar V14167 chromosome 4, aradu.V14167.gnm2.J7QH, whole genome shotgun sequence includes these proteins:
- the LOC107484231 gene encoding uncharacterized protein LOC107484231 gives MANLTNTMEDNVTATLQAIQRLGQPAGNGNRNGNGEGNANDDAEGNGDNTGGVPMTLATFLKLAGEAQPWWQAEYHLVQLQNADIPWEVFQTTFYKKYFPEFAREAKEMELMQLKQGSISVAEYTNKFEELCRFSRVCQGDPETYESWRCIKYQRGLKDPLEICVFSDLVNKARVVEEYAKTVAASKDTHGGSSSWGCGKYFHPRGQSFKRGGYAPQGQEGFKRNNQNQFQYAKRRGNQSKRSPDLACDRCGRFHPYDSCKIGLGGCFKRGLPGHIARDC, from the exons ATGGCGAATCTCACTAATACCATGGAAGATAATGTTACTGCGACTCTGCAAGCTATACAGAGATTGGGCCAACCGGCCGGGAATGGAAACCGCAACGGGAATGGAGAAGGGAATGCCAATGATGATGCTGAGGGTAACGGCGATAACACGGGAGGAGTTCCGATGACCTTGGCAACGTTCCTCAAG CTAGCGGGAGAGGCCCAGCCCTGGTGGCAAGCTGAGTATCATTTGGTACAGCTTCAGAATGCTGACATTCCATGGGAGGTGTTCCAAACGACTTTTTATAAGAAATACTTCCCCGAGTTTGCAAGGGAAGCAAAGGAGATGGAGCTAATGCAGTTGAAGCAAGGTTCCATATCTGTGGCTGAGTACACCAACAAGTTCGAAGAGCTTTGTAGGTTTTCTCGGGTTTGTCAGGGTGACCCAGAGACTTACGAGAGCTGGAGATGCATTAAGTACCAGAGGGGTTTGAAGGATCCTTTGGAGATCTGTGTCTTCTCTGACTTAGTGAACAAGGCTAGAGTAGTAGAAGAGTATGCCAAGACCGTGGCGGCATCCAAGGACACTCATGGAGGGAGCTCTAGTTGGGGGTGTGGTAAGTACTTTCATCCGAGAGGACAAAGCTTCAAGAGAGGAGGATATGCACCTCAAGGCCAAGAGGGCTTCAAAAGGAACAATCAGAATCAGTTTCAGTATGCTAAAAGAAGAGGAAATCAGAGTAAGCGTTCTCCGGATTTAGCTTGTGATCGTTGTGGACGTTTTCACCCTTATGACTCATGTAAGATTGGTTTAGGTGGTTGCTTCAAGCGTGGGTTACCTGGCCACATTGCGAGGgattgctga